The sequence TGCTCACACGTGCGGCGGCCGAGGGGCTGCTGCCGCCCCTCGGCCCGGATGCTCTCGCCTTCCCCTGACCGGACCTACACGTCCAGCTGGTCCGCGACCGCGCGCAGCAGGCCCGCGATCTTCTTGCCGGAGGCCTTCTCCGGGTAGCGGCCCTTCTCCAGCATCGGCGTGATGTTCTCGAGAAGGGTCGTCAGGTCCTGCACGATGGAAGCCAGCTCGTCCGGCTTCTTGCGCTGCGCGGCCGCGACCGACGGGGTCGGGTCGAGCACGGTCACGGAGAGCGCCTGATCACCGCGCTGACCGGCGACGACGCCGAACTCCACGCGCTGTCCCGGCTTGAGTGAATCGACTCCGGCGGGGAGAACCGAGGAATGGACGAAGACGTCACCGCCGTCGTCGCGGGAGAGAAAGCCGAAGCCCTTCTCGCTGTTGAACCACTTGACCTTGCCGGTAGGCACGTCTGTCCTCGTCCTCGTACTCGTTGGGAAAACTACTTCGGAAACGGCTCTTGATAGCACTAGAGCGGGTCGCCCATGACCCGCCGCTACCAAGCGCTACCAAGGCTAATGGTCTTCGGGCGGGTGACAAGACGTCCCCCGGTTGTTCTCTCGCGCAGGGAACTACCCTGGTCCGGTGCGTGACAAAACCCAAACGAATTCCGCCGGGCCCGGTGACCGACTGATCCGAGCCGGAGCGGTGCTGTTCTTCATCGGGGCCGTGGCCACCCTGGTCACCGTGGTCCCGCTGTTCCTCGGCGCGAAGCCTTTTCCGACGTACATGTACGGGCTGAGCATGCTCATGGCCGTCGGGTTCCTCGTGGCCGGAGCGGGAGTACTGCGCTCGATCGCCGCGGGGCGGCGTCAGGCACGCTCGGCCGCGCCGGGCGCCTCGCGGTAACCGGCCAGCCAGGCCGGGAAGGCGGTGAGGTCGTCGAGTACGACGTCCGCGCCTGCGGCACGCAGTTCCTCCGCGTCGCAGGGGCCGGTGGCCACGGCCACGGGCAGTGCGCCGGCCGCGCGCGCCCCGCGTACGTCCCCGACGTGGTCGCCCACATAGACGCTCGCGCCGTACTCGCGCAGCGCCTCCGCCTTCTGCTCGGCCCACAGGTCGCCGACGACCACGTCGGGCTCCAGGCCCAGGTGGGCGAGGTGCAGCTTGGCGTTCGGCTCGTACTTCGCGGTGACCACCATCGTCCGGCCGCCGGCCGCGCGCACCGCCTCGATCGCCTCCCTCGCGCCTGCCATGGCGGGGGTCGCGGCGACGGCGATCGACGGGTACATCTCCCGGTACAGGTCGGCCATCGCGGGAATCCTCTCGGCCGGGAACCAGTTGACCAGCTCCTCCGCGAGCGGGGGTCCCAGGCGGGTCACCGCGAGGTCGGCGTCGATGTAGGTCCCGGTCCGCTCCGCCAGGGCGAGGTAGCAGGCGTGGATGCCCGGGCGGGAGTCGATGAGGGTCATGTCTAGGTCGAAGCCGATGGTGAGGGACATGGCCGCCATTGTGCCGCGCGGCGTCAAGGGCCATCACCCCGGCCTCCGGCCGCGTTCCGCCTCCCACCCGCACCACCCGTACAACGCTCACCACCGGGTGCGGGTGGCCCCCGCGGGGCTGATCCCCCGACGGCAAGTGCGGGCAGTTCCGGTGGAGTCGGGGTGTTGTGGGAGTGCCGGCGGGTTCGGTGAGGTCGGATCGTTGTCGGGCGGCGTCGGCGTCATCGCTTGCGTTGGGAGCGCCAGAGCAGGAACAGGGCCGAGGCCACGGCCGCGCCGCGGAGTACCCAGGGCCAGGTCCCGGCCACGGCGTCGTTCATGTGGCCCTGGGCGATGGGAGAGCCCCAGCGGCCGCTGCTGCGGCCCCACAGCCAGACCAGGCCGGACGCGACCGCGAGACCGGGTACGCCCAGTACCGCCCACTTGGTCTCGACGGGGGTCAGCCGGCGGGAGGTGTAGGCGATCAGCCAGCCCGCCCCCAGCGCGACCAGGTTGTCGAGCACGGCGCCGGCGACCAGCGCCGCGGCCGCCAGCAGGAGGAGGGGGTTGGACCAGCCGGCGGCTGGGCCGGGGAGGAGACGGCGGGCGGGGCGGGCCGCAGGAGCCGGCGGGGCCGGTGGCGGGGTGCGGCGGGCGAACAGGCGGCGGCGAAGGGTGCGCGGCCGGGCTGCGGGCTGCTGGTCCGCGGCCTTCGCCGGCTCCTCGGGGGTGCCCTCCGCCTCCTCCGGCTCCTTCCGCGGCTGTTTGAGCAGGTCGGGGATCTCCACCCCGCCGACGAAACCCGGTACGAGGTCGTCACCGCCCGCCGGTCCGAACGGACTGTCCTGTACCCGCCACCAGTCGGGCTGCATCGCGCTGTCCCCGAGTTCGTGCGCGGCGGCGAGATGCGGCGGGGACGGTGCGGAGCGCGGGGCGGGCCGCTCGGGCTCGGCGGGGCGTGGCCGGGGGACGATCCTGCGCAGCCCCTTGGGCCGTTCCTCCCCGTCCGGCGTATCCCGCGTGCCGCGGCTGTCCGTCCCCCGGTGGACGGGCACGGCGGCGGACGGCGGCTGAGGCCGGCCCGCACCGCCCG is a genomic window of Streptomyces griseochromogenes containing:
- a CDS encoding cold-shock protein, which encodes MPTGKVKWFNSEKGFGFLSRDDGGDVFVHSSVLPAGVDSLKPGQRVEFGVVAGQRGDQALSVTVLDPTPSVAAAQRKKPDELASIVQDLTTLLENITPMLEKGRYPEKASGKKIAGLLRAVADQLDV
- a CDS encoding HAD family hydrolase, translated to MAAMSLTIGFDLDMTLIDSRPGIHACYLALAERTGTYIDADLAVTRLGPPLAEELVNWFPAERIPAMADLYREMYPSIAVAATPAMAGAREAIEAVRAAGGRTMVVTAKYEPNAKLHLAHLGLEPDVVVGDLWAEQKAEALREYGASVYVGDHVGDVRGARAAGALPVAVATGPCDAEELRAAGADVVLDDLTAFPAWLAGYREAPGAAERA